Proteins encoded by one window of Candidatus Stoquefichus sp. SB1:
- the hisIE gene encoding bifunctional phosphoribosyl-AMP cyclohydrolase/phosphoribosyl-ATP diphosphatase HisIE, whose protein sequence is MRPDFEKGNGLVPAIVQDYQTKQVLMLAYVNEEAYEKMLATKETYYYSRSRDELWHKGETSGHFQYIKGMYLDCDEDTLLIYVEQVGAACHTGTYSCFFNEVLPYRFSQNIFHDLYDVIADRAVHPIEKSYTNYLLDQGVDKICKKVGEEASETIIAAKNHDKEELIGEIGDLFYHTFVLMYQQGITVEDVENKLAQRHQISGNKKDFHTRGEY, encoded by the coding sequence ATGAGACCAGATTTTGAAAAAGGAAATGGTTTAGTCCCTGCAATTGTTCAGGACTATCAAACCAAACAAGTTTTAATGCTTGCTTATGTTAATGAGGAAGCTTATGAAAAAATGTTAGCAACAAAAGAAACATATTATTATTCTCGCTCACGTGATGAACTATGGCATAAAGGCGAAACGTCAGGACATTTTCAATATATTAAAGGTATGTATTTAGATTGTGATGAGGATACTTTACTCATCTATGTTGAACAAGTTGGTGCGGCTTGTCATACTGGCACATACTCATGTTTTTTTAATGAAGTTTTACCTTATCGTTTTTCTCAAAATATTTTTCATGATTTATATGATGTGATTGCTGATCGAGCAGTTCATCCTATTGAAAAATCATATACAAATTATTTATTAGATCAGGGTGTTGATAAAATTTGTAAAAAAGTTGGAGAAGAAGCGAGTGAAACGATTATTGCTGCTAAAAATCATGATAAAGAAGAATTAATAGGAGAAATCGGTGATTTATTTTATCATACTTTTGTATTGATGTATCAACAGGGAATAACTGTTGAAGATGTTGAAAATAAATTAGCCCAAAGGCATCAAATTTCAGGAAATAAGAAAGATTTTCACACTCGAGGTGAATATTAA
- a CDS encoding MurR/RpiR family transcriptional regulator, giving the protein MMNIFALLKITKDFTHSEKAVAQFILEHPQEFLNMNTKQISDECFVSTSSIYRLCDKLNLSGLSELKVKISGSIDNYFKDNNDFDFNFPIRQNQTHFEIIHKLKEDYEQTVLSTSELFQLDQLKHTVHAMKKAKVIDVYTSAGNIPFALNFQFQMLEIGIRVHVPIDEYQQQLTAASSDETHFAIMISFEGRGLLAHTIPLLLNRNQTPILLISSPDYPLDDLSFQYHLYMSHHEDHYHKISSYSTRLSLLYILDVLYTCYFELDYEENLSKKLHYYHHMTSHQ; this is encoded by the coding sequence ATGATGAATATATTTGCATTATTAAAAATAACAAAAGATTTCACTCATAGTGAAAAAGCCGTTGCTCAATTTATACTAGAACATCCCCAGGAATTTTTAAATATGAATACTAAACAAATAAGTGATGAATGTTTTGTTTCCACATCAAGTATTTATCGTTTATGTGATAAACTTAATCTTTCTGGATTGTCTGAACTCAAAGTTAAGATATCTGGATCTATCGATAATTATTTTAAAGATAACAATGACTTTGATTTTAATTTCCCGATTCGGCAAAATCAGACACATTTTGAAATCATTCATAAATTAAAAGAAGATTATGAGCAAACTGTTTTATCAACTTCTGAATTATTTCAATTAGATCAACTCAAACATACAGTTCATGCTATGAAAAAAGCCAAAGTCATTGATGTATATACATCAGCTGGTAATATTCCATTTGCTTTAAATTTTCAGTTTCAGATGTTAGAAATTGGTATTCGAGTTCATGTTCCTATTGATGAGTATCAACAACAGTTAACGGCTGCATCAAGTGATGAAACCCATTTTGCAATTATGATTTCCTTTGAAGGAAGAGGATTATTAGCACATACAATCCCTCTGCTTTTAAATCGAAATCAAACACCTATTTTATTAATCTCTTCACCAGATTATCCATTAGATGATTTATCATTTCAATATCATTTGTATATGTCTCATCATGAAGATCATTATCATAAGATTTCTTCTTATTCAACAAGACTCTCTTTATTATATATTTTAGATGTATTATATACCTGTTATTTTGAATTAGATTATGAAGAGAATCTGTCAAAAAAACTTCATTATTATCATCATATGACAAGTCATCAGTAA
- the hisF gene encoding imidazole glycerol phosphate synthase subunit HisF: MLAKRIIPCLDIKDGKVVKGVNFVGLKDVGDPIEIAKRYDEQCADEVVFLDITATYEQRDIIKDLIQRGASELSIPLTVGGGIRTLDDFRMILSSGADKVSVNSAAIKNPQLIKDASDEFGVQCVVVAVDAKKRDDQSGYDVYIAGGRENTGLDLIQWVKQCEALGAGEILLTSMDRDGTRDGFDIEMLKAVIDAVSIPVIASGGCGGIEDIVEVFKETSCDGALAASLFHYGEATIDQVKEECAKHSIPVRRNL; this comes from the coding sequence ATGCTTGCAAAAAGAATCATTCCCTGTTTAGATATTAAAGATGGAAAAGTTGTGAAAGGTGTCAATTTTGTTGGTTTAAAAGACGTTGGTGATCCGATTGAAATTGCTAAGCGATATGATGAGCAATGTGCTGATGAAGTGGTTTTTTTGGATATTACTGCGACTTATGAACAACGTGATATTATCAAAGATTTAATTCAAAGAGGTGCAAGTGAACTTTCCATTCCTTTAACTGTTGGTGGTGGGATTCGTACACTCGATGATTTTCGAATGATTTTATCAAGTGGTGCGGATAAAGTATCAGTGAATTCAGCTGCAATTAAAAATCCTCAATTAATTAAAGATGCTTCAGATGAATTTGGTGTTCAGTGTGTTGTGGTGGCTGTAGATGCGAAAAAACGTGATGATCAAAGCGGTTACGATGTTTATATTGCTGGTGGTCGTGAAAATACAGGGTTAGATTTAATTCAATGGGTCAAGCAATGTGAAGCACTAGGGGCTGGAGAAATTTTATTGACATCGATGGATCGTGATGGTACGCGTGATGGTTTTGATATTGAGATGTTAAAAGCTGTCATTGATGCTGTCTCTATTCCTGTTATTGCTAGTGGTGGTTGTGGTGGCATTGAAGATATTGTGGAAGTTTTTAAAGAAACTTCTTGTGATGGTGCTTTAGCTGCCTCATTATTCCACTATGGTGAAGCAACGATTGATCAAGTGAAAGAAGAATGTGCAAAACATTCAATACCTGTAAGGAGAAATTTATGA
- the cysK gene encoding cysteine synthase A, with protein sequence MNIYHSFNDLVGHTPIMQLHHIEEQNHLKAHLFAKLEYYNPAGSIKDRVAKQMILDAMNCGQLKPGATIIEPTSGNTGIGLCAVGATLGFQVIIVMPETMSEERKKLMTAFGAQLILTPGNEGMSGAIAKAEALAKDIPNSFIPGQFVNPSNPKAHYLSTGPEIDEQMDGQIDILVAGIGTGGTISGIGQYLKSKHPHMKVVAVEPADSPVITQGKAGPHQIQGIGANFIPEILDQDIYDEIMTITTDDAFEAARELAKREGILVGISSGAALHIGKVLAYKDENKDKNIVVILPDGGDRYLSTDLFI encoded by the coding sequence ATGAATATATATCATAGTTTTAATGATTTAGTTGGTCATACACCAATCATGCAATTACATCATATAGAAGAGCAAAATCATTTAAAAGCTCATCTTTTTGCAAAATTAGAATATTATAATCCAGCTGGCAGTATTAAAGATCGTGTAGCTAAACAAATGATCTTAGACGCCATGAATTGTGGACAATTGAAACCAGGAGCTACAATTATTGAACCTACAAGCGGGAATACTGGAATTGGTCTTTGTGCTGTTGGTGCGACTTTAGGTTTTCAAGTCATTATTGTTATGCCTGAAACAATGAGTGAAGAACGTAAAAAATTAATGACTGCCTTTGGTGCACAACTTATCTTAACACCAGGAAATGAAGGAATGAGTGGAGCTATTGCCAAAGCAGAAGCATTAGCCAAAGATATCCCAAATAGTTTTATTCCAGGCCAGTTTGTCAATCCAAGTAATCCTAAAGCGCACTATTTATCAACCGGTCCAGAAATAGATGAACAGATGGATGGTCAAATTGATATTTTGGTTGCTGGAATTGGAACGGGTGGAACGATTAGTGGGATTGGTCAATACTTAAAGTCCAAACATCCTCATATGAAAGTTGTCGCTGTTGAACCTGCTGATTCACCTGTTATCACACAAGGAAAAGCGGGACCACATCAAATTCAGGGAATTGGTGCCAACTTCATTCCTGAAATTTTAGATCAGGATATCTATGATGAAATCATGACAATTACGACTGATGATGCTTTTGAAGCGGCTCGTGAACTTGCAAAAAGGGAAGGAATTTTGGTTGGTATTTCTTCTGGTGCCGCACTGCATATTGGGAAAGTGTTAGCCTATAAAGATGAAAATAAAGATAAAAACATTGTTGTCATTCTTCCTGATGGTGGCGATCGTTATTTATCAACAGATTTGTTTATATAG
- a CDS encoding Cof-type HAD-IIB family hydrolase, whose translation MDIKAIMCDVDGTLLTSQQVVSPMTVEMIKAAREKGILFGLSTGRDVNSVRTLLKTWGIDGLVDSIVGTGGAEIYDYVLNVEKSSYPLDGELIKDIIKHYEDMDVNFAIPYDGILFSPKDDRYIQTLARDDKVPYEVVDFNEFLKEPRPKLIIICDPEYMDKVVERSQTFSNDRFKSSSLKTASILYEYMDPRVTKTHGLEEVMKMHGLSMEQLCTFGDADNDYDMTMNAGVGVVMANGSDKTKSVADFITDDNDHDGIGKFIQEHIL comes from the coding sequence ATGGATATTAAAGCAATTATGTGTGATGTGGATGGAACTTTGTTGACAAGTCAACAAGTTGTTTCACCAATGACAGTGGAAATGATTAAGGCGGCTAGAGAAAAAGGAATTTTATTTGGTTTATCAACTGGTAGAGATGTGAATAGTGTACGCACTTTATTAAAGACATGGGGTATTGATGGTTTGGTTGATTCAATTGTTGGAACTGGTGGTGCAGAAATTTATGATTATGTATTAAATGTTGAAAAATCAAGTTATCCACTAGATGGTGAATTAATCAAAGATATAATTAAGCATTATGAAGATATGGATGTGAATTTTGCAATTCCTTATGATGGTATCTTATTTTCACCTAAGGATGATCGTTATATTCAAACTCTTGCAAGAGATGATAAAGTTCCTTATGAAGTTGTAGACTTTAATGAATTTTTAAAAGAACCAAGACCAAAGTTAATTATTATTTGTGATCCTGAGTATATGGATAAAGTGGTTGAAAGAAGTCAAACATTTTCAAATGATCGTTTTAAATCATCTTCATTAAAAACAGCCAGTATTTTATATGAATATATGGATCCACGTGTGACAAAAACACATGGATTGGAAGAAGTTATGAAAATGCATGGATTGTCAATGGAACAGTTATGTACATTTGGTGATGCTGATAATGATTATGATATGACAATGAATGCTGGTGTTGGTGTTGTGATGGCCAATGGTAGTGATAAGACAAAGAGTGTCGCAGATTTTATTACTGATGATAATGATCATGATGGCATTGGAAAATTTATTCAAGAACATATTTTATAA
- a CDS encoding histidinol-phosphatase HisJ family protein — protein MRKIDYHMHTCFSADSNANPREHILMAIEKGLDEICFTDHKDFQYPGCPFDLDADAYFYTLRQLQKEFEDQIKIKIGLEMGLDVEFIEDINSFVNRHDYDYVIGSIHVIHQSEFYDPALFFKGKSKAEAHREFFMNTLKCVQTFDCFNCLGHLDYICRYGPYDDKHVEHALYQDIIDDILKTLIQKDKGIEVNTSGYRDLKTCGFPNFDIVQRYYDLGGRVITVGTDSHTSDRVGEHVEEVLKEYQRIGFEDVSTFTKRVRD, from the coding sequence ATGAGAAAAATTGATTATCATATGCATACATGTTTTTCAGCAGATAGCAATGCCAATCCACGCGAACACATTTTAATGGCAATAGAAAAAGGCTTGGATGAAATATGTTTTACAGATCATAAAGATTTTCAGTATCCAGGTTGTCCTTTTGATTTAGATGCTGATGCTTATTTTTATACATTAAGACAATTACAAAAAGAATTTGAAGATCAAATCAAAATAAAAATTGGTTTAGAAATGGGTTTAGATGTTGAATTTATTGAAGACATTAATAGTTTTGTCAATCGTCATGACTATGATTATGTGATTGGATCGATTCATGTCATTCATCAAAGTGAGTTTTATGATCCTGCTTTGTTTTTTAAAGGAAAAAGCAAAGCAGAAGCTCATCGTGAATTTTTTATGAATACTTTAAAATGTGTACAGACATTTGACTGTTTTAATTGTTTAGGACACTTGGATTATATTTGTCGCTATGGTCCTTATGATGATAAACATGTTGAGCATGCTCTTTATCAGGATATTATTGATGATATTTTAAAAACGCTTATTCAAAAAGATAAGGGTATTGAAGTGAATACTTCTGGTTATAGGGATTTAAAAACATGTGGTTTTCCTAATTTTGATATTGTACAAAGATATTATGATTTAGGTGGACGTGTAATAACTGTTGGGACAGATTCTCATACAAGTGATCGGGTAGGAGAACATGTTGAAGAGGTTTTAAAAGAGTACCAGCGAATTGGTTTTGAAGATGTTTCGACTTTCACAAAAAGGGTTAGAGATTAA
- a CDS encoding GNAT family N-acetyltransferase: MIQFRRASLDDLELLVGLRLHDLQMFSNQPIQPQIIQNIRQFYQEKLSQHSCETILGYDQEYLIASASLYQYQVLPSHQNPTGYVGQLTNVWVHDDYRHQGLATQMIDYFISHYKGKVGMICLNASHDGMQLYQKLGFIKKENYFVMHLE, from the coding sequence ATGATTCAATTTCGTAGAGCTTCCTTAGATGATCTTGAACTTTTGGTTGGATTACGCTTGCATGATTTACAAATGTTTTCAAATCAGCCTATCCAACCTCAAATCATTCAAAATATTCGTCAATTTTATCAAGAAAAGCTATCACAGCATAGCTGTGAAACAATATTAGGATATGATCAAGAATATCTTATTGCATCTGCTTCGCTTTACCAATATCAGGTTTTACCATCTCATCAAAATCCAACTGGTTATGTTGGACAATTGACAAATGTCTGGGTGCATGATGACTATCGTCATCAAGGACTAGCTACACAGATGATCGACTATTTTATAAGTCATTATAAGGGTAAAGTAGGGATGATTTGTTTAAATGCTTCTCATGATGGTATGCAATTGTATCAAAAACTTGGCTTTATAAAGAAAGAGAATTATTTTGTGATGCATTTAGAATAA
- the rbr gene encoding rubrerythrin has translation MKLEESQTKENLMRAFAGESQARNRYTFASGEAIKQGYHMIGDVFLFTANQEKEHAEIFYKHLEPMAGETIFIDGGYPIDISKDIKTLLDYAKHNEYEEYGDVYQHFAEVAKQEGFLKIAQDFKNIAEIEKTHGDRFGQLSQWIEQNELYHSSSKIQWMCLNCGFIFEGTQVPEKCPVCDHDQGYFIRLNYAPFTK, from the coding sequence ATGAAATTAGAAGAAAGTCAAACAAAAGAGAATTTAATGCGTGCATTTGCGGGTGAATCACAAGCACGTAATCGTTACACATTTGCTTCTGGAGAGGCTATCAAACAAGGGTATCATATGATTGGCGATGTGTTCTTATTTACAGCCAATCAAGAAAAAGAACATGCTGAAATTTTTTATAAACATCTTGAACCTATGGCTGGAGAAACAATTTTTATTGATGGTGGATATCCAATTGATATTTCTAAAGATATCAAAACTTTATTAGATTATGCCAAACATAATGAATATGAAGAATATGGAGATGTTTATCAGCATTTTGCTGAAGTTGCAAAACAGGAAGGATTTTTAAAGATTGCACAGGATTTTAAGAATATTGCTGAAATTGAAAAAACACATGGTGATCGTTTTGGTCAATTAAGTCAATGGATTGAACAAAATGAACTTTATCATTCTTCTTCAAAGATTCAATGGATGTGTTTAAATTGTGGTTTTATCTTTGAAGGTACACAAGTTCCTGAAAAATGTCCTGTTTGTGATCATGATCAAGGATATTTTATTCGCTTAAATTATGCTCCATTTACAAAATAA